The sequence below is a genomic window from Rhizobium sp. NXC14.
TGCTTTCGTGAAGAAATCCGGGTACTTGGCCGGTCGCTCATGGCGGCGCTCCGCAATGCGATTAGAAAATGCGAGGGAATATTCGTATTTTTCACCCAGCGCAAGAACCTCATCATTCCAAGGAACCCTTCAATGACGACACTGACCACCGCGCCGCTCGCGCCTCTCCTCAACCGCCTGTTCGAAGAAGCCGCCGCGGCGACGAGCCCCACCGTATCCGAGCTTACCAGCGAAGAGCGGATGCGCCTGATCAGCAGCAAGACGGAATATCTCGACCTTTACGGGCGACTGAAGGATCTCTGGCTTCCTGTCTCGCGCGAAGCTGGCAAGCTGCTCTATGTGCTGGCGCGCAGCTGCCGTGCTCAAACGATCATCGAGTTCGGCACATCCTTCGGCATCTCGACCCTCCACCTTGCTGCAGCACTGCGCGACAATGGCGGCGGCCGGCTGATCACCAGCGAGTTCGAACCGACGAAGTTGAGGCGAGCGCGCGAAAACTTGACGGCTGGCGGCCTCGTCGACCTTGTCGAAATCCGTGAGGGAGATGCCCTGTACACCCTCGGCACCGATCTTCCTGATACCATCGACCTCCTGTTTCTCGACGGCGCCAAGGGCCTCTATCGTGACATCCTGGAGCTGGTGGAAGACCGACTTCGACCGGGCGCCCTCATCGTCGCTGACAATGCCGACCTCAGCCCCGAATATCTCGCCCGCGTTCGCTCCGCCGCCGCTGGCTATCTGTCGGTCCCGTTCGAAGACGACATTGAGTTGTCGATGCGCGTCTGAGGATATTCGCAACCGGCTCCGCGCCCTCACCCTTGGATGTCCGCAATGGCATCAACGGTGAGGCCGCGCACAAGCATCGCACAGCACCATCGCAGCCACTTCCGGACAAAGCCGGTCGCGCTCAAACACGCTTTTCGACGAACATATCCGGCTATGGATCGTCATTGAACCGCTCGATCTTGGTCCAGCCGATGCCGCGATAGAGCTGCTGGGCCTCGGGAAGCGCGCTGTTGGTATCCAGACGCAGGAGCCGGATGGACAACTCGCGGGCGATCGTCTCGGCAGCCGACATAAGCCGTTTTGCCATCCCGAGGCCGCTGGCTGCCAAAACTCGAAGTGTCAGGCGAATGCGCCGACCGTCTTGCGCATTCCCACTCACTCACCTATGGCAACGCACCCCCCCTCCACAAGGCTGCCCCGTGCTCCGCTTTATCCTCCACGCTCTGATCGTCATCATTCTGACGCTGCTCACCCAAATCGGCGGCCTCACCTATTTGATAACGCTTGCCGTCGCACGCGCCTTGCGCCTGCGCCGACTTGCCGCCAACCTCGCGCTCTTTCTGCTTCTCTACGCCGGCGGCACCTTCGTCGCGCACCTCAACGCGCCCGCGTTTGGCCGGGTTCCGCTTGCCTGCTTCGTCGGCACCGCCGATCCGCTGGTCATCCGCTCGCCGATCTACTGCGCGCTCAACCGCAACTATGTGACGCCTGAACTGCGCGATCTGGCAGGGGCACTCGCCGCCCACATGGATAAGCAGTTTCCCGGTACCGTTACCGTCGCGCTGGATGCGAACTTTCCCTTCGTCGACGGTTTTCCGCTGCTGCCGCATCTCTCTCATGCCGACGGCAAAAAACTCGATTTCGCCTATTATTACAAAGATGCCGACGGCGCCTTCCTGAACGGCGCCACACGCTCCCCGATCGGCTATTTTGCCTTCGAGGAGCCCGCCCAGGGCGACGAACTGCCCTGCGCGGGTCGCCACGACTGGCTACCACGCGTTGGGATTTCGACGCCCTGCAGCCACTCTTCCCGGCCTACCAGATCGAGGAGCAGCGCACCGCGGCAGCGATCGCCTGGCTGACGACGGAAGGCGTCGCGCGCTTTGGCCTGCAGAAGATCTTCATCGAGCCGCATCTGAAGAATGCGCTTCGCATCACCGACGCCCATGTCCGCTTCCAAGGCTGCCGAGCCGCGCGTCATGATGACCACATTCATGTCCAGATTGAATGAGCGGCTCGCTTACCTGACCTTTCGGTCAGGCACCGCCAAGCGTAGAGGCGCCCCTTTCCGGCTGCCGCCCGATTGGATATTCTCGCCGTCATTGTCCCTGAATGAGAGGTTTACTTGTGAGTGTCGGCCTGATTGCTCTCCTTGATGATGTCGCAGCGCTTGCGAAGGCGGCCGCCGCTTCTCTGGACGACGTGGTTGCCCAGGCGGGCAGAGCCGGCGCCAAAGCCGCCGGGGTCGTGATCGACGACGCAGCCGTCACGCCGCGTTATGTAACCGGCCTCTCGGCTGCGCGCGAATTGCCGATCATCGCGCGGATCGCCATCGGTTCCCTCAAAAACAAGCTGGTCTTCCTCCTGCCGGCCGCACTCGTCCTTAGCCTGCTCGTGCCGCAGGCCGTAATGCCGCTGCTCATGCTTGGTGGGCTCTACCTCTGCTACGAAGGCGCCGAAAAGGTCTACGAACTCGTCGTGCCGCACGCGGCCCATGCCCATGAGCACGCTCTCGAGACGATCAGCGTCGACCCTAAGACCTTCGAGGACGAAAAGGTCGCGAGCGCCATCAGAACCGATTTCATCCTCTCGGCCGAGATCATGGCGATCACCCTCGGCTCCCTGTCCGATTCGGGTCTGGCGATGCAGGCGCTGATTCTCGCCCTGGTCGGTACTCTGATCACGGCCGCCGTTTACGGGGTCGTCGCCTTGATCGTAAAGGCGGACGACTTCGGCCTCTGGCTTGTCCAGCGCTCTTCCCGCTCCCGGACAGGCGCGTTCCCTCGCATGCTCGGGCTCGGCCTTGTGCAGGGCATGCCCTATCTTCTCAAGGTGCTGGGTCTGATCGGGACAGCGGCGATGATCTGGGTCGGCGGCGGCATCATTGTACACGGCGCCGAAAGCTTTGGCTTTGGCTGGCTGAGCCATCTGCTCCACGATGCCGGGGAAGGCGCCGCGCACGCAATGCCTGCCGTTGGCGGCGTGGTTTCCTGGCTGGTCCAAGCTGCCGGCTCGGGTCTCGTCGGCATCCTCCTCGGGCTTGCGACCATCCCGGCCGTCGGCTACGTCGTTGCGCCCGCATGGCGGTGGTGCGCAGCACGCCTGCGCAGGATGAGGACTGCGTAATCGCGGAACAGCAGATCTTGCTTACGTCGAACCTCCGGCACCATCAACCGGCATCCCTTTCATCATACGCCCACGCTGCGCCGCAAAGATTGCGTCCATGTTCTGCTCCGCCCAGTGAGAGAGTGCCGAAACCGTATCCCCACGCCCTATGTCATCCTGCACCCGAACTGGTTTTCCGACAACTTCCACACCTTCTGGAAACCAGGCATCGACCACTCCAGATCGCGCTTCCCGCCGCCGAAGGCAAGTCGAGTTTCATCGACGCCCGAGACATCGCGGCAAGCGGCGTGGCAGCGCTCACCTCCTCGTCCTTCGACGGCAAGGCCTTCAACCTGACCGGCCCGGTAGCGCTCTCCTATGCCGAAGCCGCCGCCATCCTCTCCGAAGCAATCGGCAAGCCCGTCACCTATAACGCCGTCTCCGACGAGGCCTTCATTGAAATGCTGACGGGGGCTGGCGTGCCGGCCGGCTATGCAAGCTTTCTCGCTTCGATCTTCTATCCCGTCCCCCAGAACTGGACGGCCGCCTTGACCGGCGACGTCGAGACGCTCACCGCCAAGGCCCCCGCGCTCACTGAAGTCCTACGCGGCCGACTATGCCGCCGCGCTGAAAGCATAGTTGCCGAATGAAGCGCAGGCGGCGGATCGCCGCCTTCCGCGCCGCTCCAGCCTCACCCCGAGGCGCCCCGTAGCAGCCTCGAAGGAGGGGGCTAGTCAACCCCGCGCTATATGGCTCCGAAACGCAATGCCTTAGAACGCTACCGCAACGGCAGTTCGAAGCTCCGCTTCAGTGTTTCCATCGGCACATCGGTCTTGACGTTGAGGACGCTCGGAATGCGCGTCAGGTGGTCGGCCTGAAAACGCCAGTAGCTGTGCAGATCGGCAGTGACGATCCGAAGCACGGCATCACACTCCCCTGCCGTCAGGTAACATTCCATCACCTCCGGAAAGCGCCTGACGGCTTCGGCGAACCGCAGCGTGACCTCGGCATCCTGGGTCTTGAACCACACGCGGGCGAAAACCGTCAGCCCTGCGCCGACCTTGGCCGGATCCAGTACGGCGACGTAGCGATCGATGATCCCAGCCTCTTCCAAAAGGCGCACGCGGCGCAGGCAGGGCGAAGGCGACAGCCCCACCTCTTTTGCCAGCTCGACATTCGAAATACGCCCGTCACGAGCGGCACATGCTGCAGGCGCTGATCGACCGAAGCCAGGCCTTCGTCAACGGCGAGGTGACGGTCAGGCTCTACAAGGGAAGCGCCTCGGTTATTTCCCGCAGCTCGCCCTGCTCACTATATTCCGCCGACCTCGTCACCTTCGAGGAAAGTTCCATCGCTTATGATCATCATGATGCCGAAGGCTTCATCAAGCTCAATGGACTGCGGCTCAGGAATTGGGCTGCCCGCCATACACGGTGAGCGGCTGATCTTGAATCGGCAGCGCCATCTCTCAGCATCCACCAATGCCTTCATCGAAGGCATTGCTCCTAACGCTTCGAGTGCTTGTTGGAGCGCACTATGCGGATCTCGCTCGCGCGGCCGAACCACTGCCCAATCCATGGGAAACCGAGGAAGCTAATTCAAACGATTTTAAAAAACCCCACCAAAAGCTAATCGATTTTAATTTTATCATTCAAATTTTCTTGTTGCAGCACAAGAGAATTTAACCATTAATTTCCGCAGATGCTCAGTATGAGGAACCCGCATGACTGTGACATTTCCGTTGACCGAGAAGCGCGACGCAGAAGCGCTGCTGAAGCACTTGACGGCGCACAAACTTAGCTTTCCGGGAAACTGCGTCGTATCGCTCAAGGCGCACGTCGCCCACGTCTCATCCTCTCATACAACAGCGCTCGGCACCGCCCGTACCGCCTGGTAGGATTGAATGTTCCCACCTTTGCGGGGTGCCTGGATTCTGATGATGGAGGCGTTTTGCCGCTGAGACTCCTTCCCACCTCATCGGTCTGATCCACTCTTCTGCCAGCGGGAGAAGAAGAGCATGACGCTATCTTTTCGTTCCAGCAGAAGAAGGAGGCAGAACGCGTTTCACGAGAAATCTTGGATACTCATCCCGGCTGACAATCGTTGCTGTACCGGTAAAAATTCCTATTCCGGCCGTCGCCGATGGCGATGAAAAACCCGGTGCTGCCGCCGCACGATAGGAAATCATATCTCGTCATGACTATTCTGATACCAATGCCCTATGTCAAACAAGCCATGCTCGCCGCGGCCATGATGCTGGCGACAATGATGACATTCCTGCCTCAGGCGCATGCAGAGCCATGCGAACAGGAAACTTTCGACCAGGCGGCGTACGTCGTTTGCACGCTGGAAGCAGGAAAAGCCGACCTGCGCCTGTTCTGGAAGGGCGCCGATGGCCAACCATACCGCGCTTTTTCACGCTTGGCCGAAGCCGTTCGCGCCGAGGGGAAAACGTTGGCCTTGGCCATCAATGCCGGAATGTACCGGGCCGATTTTTCGCCGATGGGACTGTATGTCGAAAACGCCAGGGAATTGAA
It includes:
- a CDS encoding class I SAM-dependent methyltransferase, which produces MTTLTTAPLAPLLNRLFEEAAAATSPTVSELTSEERMRLISSKTEYLDLYGRLKDLWLPVSREAGKLLYVLARSCRAQTIIEFGTSFGISTLHLAAALRDNGGGRLITSEFEPTKLRRARENLTAGGLVDLVEIREGDALYTLGTDLPDTIDLLFLDGAKGLYRDILELVEDRLRPGALIVADNADLSPEYLARVRSAAAGYLSVPFEDDIELSMRV
- a CDS encoding DUF808 domain-containing protein, which produces MSVGLIALLDDVAALAKAAAASLDDVVAQAGRAGAKAAGVVIDDAAVTPRYVTGLSAARELPIIARIAIGSLKNKLVFLLPAALVLSLLVPQAVMPLLMLGGLYLCYEGAEKVYELVVPHAAHAHEHALETISVDPKTFEDEKVASAIRTDFILSAEIMAITLGSLSDSGLAMQALILALVGTLITAAVYGVVALIVKADDFGLWLVQRSSRSRTGAFPRMLGLGLVQGMPYLLKVLGLIGTAAMIWVGGGIIVHGAESFGFGWLSHLLHDAGEGAAHAMPAVGGVVSWLVQAAGSGLVGILLGLATIPAVGYVVAPAWRWCAARLRRMRTA